DNA from Vibrio alfacsensis:
GTCAACTCTTTTATCATTTTGCGGCGCGCATCAATAATACGGAATCATAAACGGCTGATACTAAGAACCAAGTTGTGGGAAAATTGACAATTAGAGCAATAACTCTATTTTACAACGCCTAAAGCGCATGAGAAACTTGTCGAATTCACACTTTAACTTTCTTTACTGAGTGGACATCAAAACATGCCTTTAGACTTTTATCAGGCTTTGATTTTCGTTGCCACTCTTGATGGGCTGCGGAGGAATTATCTTGTCTACCGAGGCTGAACGACCAATTTCTGACCACGACCGTGAATTTCTTCAAATTGTTGAAGAAAAATTCATCCACATCTTTGATGTTTTTAGTGAAGGACTCTTCTATATGGATGAGTTCGGCACGATGGTCTTTTACAATCAATCTTTTTATAAGCAGTTCGGCATTGATGCGGGACGAATAACCTTAGATCAATGGCTTGCTTTGGTTCATCCATTAGATAGAGCATTACTATCCCAGCGTGTTGACCAACACATTAGTAGCAAAAACACAAAAGTCACCACAACCTATCGCTTGCGAAAACCTAATGGCCAATACATTTGGGTTGAGGGCACGGCGTTAACTAAAGAGAGCCAATTAGGGCTTTATATGGTTGGCAGTCATCGTGATATCTCAGATAAAAAGTTGATGGAAAGTTACATCCACCAGGTGGCTTTTCATGACAACGCCTCGGGGATGGCCAATCGCGCCCACTTGCTATTTGACCTCAATAGCATTACCAATAAAGACCCGCAACGTTCTTCCATCTTCTATATCCAAATTGAAGAAATCCGCTCTTACTTAAACCAATATGGCAGTAAAATTGTTGACGGTTTGGTCGAAAAACTGATTCGCACCGTCAGTACTCTCCCGTCAAAAGACAGCTCAATTTATCGCGTCCATGACGATGCTTTTGTTGTTCTCGTTCCAAACGAGTGCAATCTCGATGTGCTCCAACAATACGCGAAAACTATCAAAAGCAACTATCATGAGGCCGTTGTCGAAGACGGTATTTCTCTCGGTAGCAACATCAGTATTGGCTTATATCCTTGCTTTTCCACTGAACATCCCGCCGAAGAGATTTTGCGCAAGGTGGCACGCACATGCCAATACGCCAGCGAGAAAAATAAAGACCGGATCGCCATTTATAACCAAAAAACGCAATTAGCCGTCGACCGTTACTTTTTTATAGAGCAAGGTCTAAAAACAGCATTGCAAGAAAAAACGCTAAGTGTGAAGTTTCAACCCATTATCGATGCCACGACACGACAAGTAGTGAGTTTTGAATCACTTGTGCGTTGGCGCAGCAAAGAATTTGGAGAAATCTTTCCAGACGAGTTCATTCCGGTTGCAGAAAACAAAGGCCTAATCATAGAGCTTGGCTATCAAGTTTTTGCTAAGGCATGTCACTTTATTAAACGCTATCGAGAAAAGCATCACAACCAAGTTCGAGTCAATGTTAACGTCTCAGTGCTGCAATTGTTGAACAGTGAATTCCCAGCCAAAATCAAAACCATCGCTGACGATGCTGGTATTCATCCTGAAGCCATTGTGTTGGAACTGACTGAAACATTCATTCTCGATAACAATCAAGCGGCAATTGCACCCCTCAACACGCTAAGTGAGCTTGGGTTTGCGCTCTCACTGGATGATTTTGGTGCAGGTTATAGCTCTCTCAACTGCTTCTTTGATTTACCAATGACACAAATCAAAATCGATAAATCAATGGCTTGGAAGACACTGACTAATCATTCATCTCAAGCATATCTGCAGTTCTTAATCTCGATTTGCAGAGAACAGAATATAGAAGTGGTTATTGAGGGTATTGAAGACGCCAAGATGTGTGATTTTTTCACAGAATTAGGCGTAGATTATCTGCAAGGCTATTGGTATTCAAAGCCCCTCTCTGTCGCGAGTGCAAGTCACTATACCTTGAATCAGCAATAAGACGTTGAATCAGCAATAAGACGTTAAATCAGTAAGACGTTGAAATTCGGATTGGCAATAAACGCAACCCGACTGATGCTACCCCTGAGCAGTACTATCTTTGCTCAGGGATATGCCTGTCATTTTACTTCGACCTTTTTACTTATACCTGTTTATCGCAATCTTTCTAATACCACGGCTTGGTCTAAATATTCATGGTATTCGGTATAATCTAATCCCATATCGAAAATATATTTCGTTACCAGGTTTCTTACACACTCGACCAATTGTTCAGCTTGCCATGGTTTTTCAAAATAACGGTCAATACCTGCCGAATTAATTGCGTTTATGGTATCCGTATGTGTCGCCTGCCCAGTCAGCAGCACTTTGCGAGTACGGATAAAACGGCTGTCTTGGGAAACTTCAGTTAACAACTCAACGCCTGTTTTCCCTGGCATGACGTGATCTGAAATAATCAGTGCAATCATTTCACCATCTGCATCTAACTCTTCCATCAGTTCGAGCACTTCATCGGCAGACTCGCAATCTTCGATATTGATCCATGGGCTCAATGACTGTAAGTCTTGCAGAACGGCACTTAACACCTCTCGCTGATCATCAACGCAAATTAAATTAAGCTTGTCCATGTTCATCCTCTACCGGTAATTTAATTCTAAATATGGTTTTGCTGTCACTTTTCACCACTATCGATCCGTTATACCCCGCCACGATGCGCTTTACGATCGACAGCCCTAGCCCTAAGCCAAATGACAGTCCCCCTTTTTTGGTGGTGAAATTTGGCTGAAATATCTTTCGGCGCGTCGCTTCATCAATCTCTGGGCCATTATTTGCTAGAGTCACCAGAATTTTGCTTTTACTGACCCGTGTTTGTATTTCAATGACTGGCGAGTCGGTTTCTCTCATTGCATCACAAGCGTTCTTCAAAATATTAACCCAGATCTGCACCAACTCCGTTTGCGAACCAATAAACAAAGGTAACTCAGCCGGGCTAAACCGCACATTCACTCGCCTTAAATCGCTTTGCAATAAAGCCAGCGCCTGATTGATGGAGTCATTTACTCGTAACCCATCTTCCTTATCAATATCAGTTCGTCCAAGTTGCTTAACCGATTTCACAATGCCTACGGTATGTTTTGATGCAATTCGCAAGTCGTGTAAATCTCGCCCCATTTGCCAATAGCGGATGGCCTCTTCGGGCTTCTTTAACCAATGTTCATTGAGGCAGTCCGTCGGTACTGCTCGGGCCAGTTCACGAGCAATGCCTTTCGGTAATCCGTAATATTTCTCGAAATGTCGGCCTCGTTTTCGTGCCTCACTGGAAGACACTTTCTGCCCTTGCATTAAACCGAAATCAAAGAACTGACTGGCTTCTGGATGCACTTCTTCCAACAATTCCATAATGACCGATTCCAAGCGCTCGGATTTACTGCTTACGACACCGATTGCATTATTTAGCTCGTGTGCAATGCCCGCCGCAAGTTGCCCAAGTGTTGTCATCTGCTCTGCGGTATGCAGTTTCTGAAGCGCTTTCTCTTTACCTAACGCTTCTTGCATCGCTCGACGCTGGCGGCGTGACAATTCATTAACCATCACAGGCATAAATTGCGCGGTCAATGGGCCATATTTACTCGCTTGCACCGCAGGCGTATTGCGTTCGATCCAAGCTAACTCAACATCTGTTTGTGCAACCACGGTAGACGAGGCCGTCCAAGTCCCTGAGAAAAAGCTGTGTACACCAATAAACGCTCCCTTTGATGCGGCAAATACTTGAGTCTGTTTTTTCCCATCTTCAGAGTAATAGCCTGCAAGCTCGCCAGATAGTACGTAATAAAGTCGTTCGTTATAGCCATCTTGCTCAATCAAAATAGAGCCCTCCGCCACAGTAATGCGGCGCTCTATTTGACTGAAATAACGCTCGACTAGCGCATCTAATTTACTTTCGTACATTGCTTATCCAATGTGACCAACCGTATGAAGTATCCATACCATCAAGAAGCTGAGTAAGACACCTACCACGCCCAGCACCACCCCAACTTTCGCCATTTGATTGCTCTGCACATTCCCTGTCGCGTGTGCTAACGCATTCGGTGGCGTACTGATCGGCAAAGACATACCTAACGATGCAGCAAAAGTCACGACTAGGATCAAGGTTACCTCTCCACCCAATGGAGTGAGGGAAGCCATTGATGTGCCGAGCGCAGCCATAATAGGCATTAATAAGTTTGCGGTTGCGGTATGAGACATAAAATTGGCCATAACTAAACATAAGAACGCCGCGCCAAACAACACCACATAAGGAGAAAACTCATCAAAGGGAATGCTGTGAACCATTAAGCTTGCTAACCCTGTTTTATCAAGCGCAAGACCCAGAGCAATACCGCCAGATACAAGCCAAAGCACGTCCCACGATATCTTCTTCAAATCTTCTTTATTGATGATGCCCGTTAAGGAAAAGACAGCTACGGGAATCAATGCCACCGTATAAGAGTTCATGCCATGTGCCGATCCCATTAACCAGAGCAAAATCGTACCTGCAAACGTGATATAGACGATCATGGCTTTCGGCGTTTTTAAGAATTTGCTCTTGATGTTCAAATTGATGGTCGTTTGCTCTGCTTTATATAAAAGCTAATCAAGAACCAAGCTAATGTCATCATCACCACAACAAACGGCACGCCAAACACCATCCATTCACCAAAAGT
Protein-coding regions in this window:
- a CDS encoding EAL domain-containing protein encodes the protein MGCGGIILSTEAERPISDHDREFLQIVEEKFIHIFDVFSEGLFYMDEFGTMVFYNQSFYKQFGIDAGRITLDQWLALVHPLDRALLSQRVDQHISSKNTKVTTTYRLRKPNGQYIWVEGTALTKESQLGLYMVGSHRDISDKKLMESYIHQVAFHDNASGMANRAHLLFDLNSITNKDPQRSSIFYIQIEEIRSYLNQYGSKIVDGLVEKLIRTVSTLPSKDSSIYRVHDDAFVVLVPNECNLDVLQQYAKTIKSNYHEAVVEDGISLGSNISIGLYPCFSTEHPAEEILRKVARTCQYASEKNKDRIAIYNQKTQLAVDRYFFIEQGLKTALQEKTLSVKFQPIIDATTRQVVSFESLVRWRSKEFGEIFPDEFIPVAENKGLIIELGYQVFAKACHFIKRYREKHHNQVRVNVNVSVLQLLNSEFPAKIKTIADDAGIHPEAIVLELTETFILDNNQAAIAPLNTLSELGFALSLDDFGAGYSSLNCFFDLPMTQIKIDKSMAWKTLTNHSSQAYLQFLISICREQNIEVVIEGIEDAKMCDFFTELGVDYLQGYWYSKPLSVASASHYTLNQQ
- a CDS encoding response regulator codes for the protein MDKLNLICVDDQREVLSAVLQDLQSLSPWINIEDCESADEVLELMEELDADGEMIALIISDHVMPGKTGVELLTEVSQDSRFIRTRKVLLTGQATHTDTINAINSAGIDRYFEKPWQAEQLVECVRNLVTKYIFDMGLDYTEYHEYLDQAVVLERLR
- a CDS encoding ATP-binding protein — translated: MYESKLDALVERYFSQIERRITVAEGSILIEQDGYNERLYYVLSGELAGYYSEDGKKQTQVFAASKGAFIGVHSFFSGTWTASSTVVAQTDVELAWIERNTPAVQASKYGPLTAQFMPVMVNELSRRQRRAMQEALGKEKALQKLHTAEQMTTLGQLAAGIAHELNNAIGVVSSKSERLESVIMELLEEVHPEASQFFDFGLMQGQKVSSSEARKRGRHFEKYYGLPKGIARELARAVPTDCLNEHWLKKPEEAIRYWQMGRDLHDLRIASKHTVGIVKSVKQLGRTDIDKEDGLRVNDSINQALALLQSDLRRVNVRFSPAELPLFIGSQTELVQIWVNILKNACDAMRETDSPVIEIQTRVSKSKILVTLANNGPEIDEATRRKIFQPNFTTKKGGLSFGLGLGLSIVKRIVAGYNGSIVVKSDSKTIFRIKLPVEDEHGQA